In Nitrosarchaeum sp., the sequence GCTTTCAAAAACTACCAGATTCTTTTTGGGGTTATTTTGCAAGAGGGCACGATACAAAAGGGACGTTTGGTGTAATAGTCACTTATTCAGAAGATGGAAAGGATGTAGATGAGTTAATCAAAATGTATGAAGAGTGGGCTAACAAAAATAAAAGTAAAGAATCCAAATGAATTATTTGGTTTCTTTTAGGAGTTTTCTATACTCATGACACTCTTTACAAATAGGTTTTCCCTTGTATTTTGGATTCCCATCTGTAATTTTTAAAGTGCCTTGATTTATTTTACAAATAACACAAACAACCATCGTTAGATTTTGGAATCAGCAATTTATAAAAATTGGCAATTTACTTAATTATGAAATAAAGTACGTTTACAAAAGAAGTAACAATTCAGAAAATAGATAAACAAGTTAACAAAATAGGCATAAATCAATCTTTAAAGTTTTTAAAAATGCCAACAAGATAATCAAATTATTTACACATTTGAGAAGTTAATTAAAAATAAGAGGATCATTTATGGATACAAATCAACAAGCATTTTTGTGGATGGTAAAAACTCAGAAAAAAATTCATGAAGAATACATTGAGAGAATATCTAAAGCATATTAGTAATTGCTTGAGTAAATTCAGATGTAGATTTTGTGCCGCCTATATCTTTAGTTTTAACACCAGTTTTTACTAAATTAAAAATCGTAGATTCTAATTTTTGTCCAACTTCAAGACATTTTGAATCATTATTTTTTGTACCAAGCCAATCAAGCATCATTTTGATAGATAAAAGAAATGATGAGGGATTTGCAATATTCTTTCCAGCAATATCAAATGCTGCTCCATGAACTGGTTCAAATAATGCAAAATTATCGCCAATATTTGCTGCGGGTGCCATACCTAATCCACCAACAACTTGAGAAGATTCATCAGATAAAATATCGCCAAACAAGTTAGTAGTTACTATAACATCAAATTGTTCAGGTTGACGAATTAGATTCATTGCACATGCATCAACATACATTTGTTCAAATAAAATGTCTGGATAGTTTTTTGAAACTTCAGTGCATGATCTAGCAAATAACCCATCAGTAATTCGCATGACATTTGATTTATGAACACATGTAACTTTTTTCATAGAATTTCTTTGTTTTGCAGTTTCAAATGCATACTTTGCAATTCTCTTAGATGCATTTTCTGAAATTATTCTTAATGCAACAGCTGAATCCCCCAAGCTAAATTCCTTACCAGTGTAAAGATCCTCGGTGTTTTCTCTAACAATCACCATATCAATATCATTTCGTAATGCAGGCATGTGTGGGTAAGATTTTGCAGGTCTGATGTTAGCATACAAATCAAGCATCCTTCGTAAAACAACAATGACATCAGCAGCTGATTCACCAACTGGGGCCTTCAAACATGCATCTGATTTTTTTATAGTGTCAACTGTTTCATCAGGTAATGCTTTACCTGATTCTTTAAGAGCTTGATCACCAGCTGATAATTTTGTGACATCTAATTTCAATCCAAGATTGTCATTTATGGCATTAATCACAGAAACTGCAGATTCAGATAATTCAGGACCAATCCCATCACCGGTAATTAATGAAATTTTATACATAATAGAACATTATCTCAATACAATTTTAGGATTATCTTACTTGTTTTTCCTGAAGCATTTTTTTGAGCATTATTCTATTAATTGCATCAATCACTGCCTTAACAGATGTTGTTACAATATCTTCGCCAACAGATTTTGCTGAGACTTTGTTTCCAAAAGCATCCTCTACTTTTACTGTAACCTCACATAATGCACTAGAACCACCAGAAATTGATGCCAGTCCATAATCTTTAATTCTAATTTCAGAAATCTTTCCGGTAATTTTTTGAATAGCATTTAATGCAGCATCTACTGGACCAACTCCATAATCAGTTCCAATGTGATCCTGACCGTCAATGTTTAATTTTACAAATGCATAAGGCATTGTTCCAATTCCAGTTGAAACTGAGAATCCAGTTAGCTGAACAATTCGTTTGAGTTCTTTTTCTCCCAATACATCACTTGCAATTGATAACAATTCAACATCTGTGATTTGTTTTCCAGCATCACCTAATGTTTTGACTTTGTCTAAGATTTGTTTAGATTGTTCTTCTGTAGGTTTTACTCCATATTCTGCAAGCATTGCATTCATTCCATGAATTCCAGCATGTTTTCCAACTTGGAGCCATCGCTTTCTTCCAACTAATTCAGGACTAATTGGCTCGTATGTAAGCGGATTGCTTAGTACACCGTGTGTATGAATACCGGATTCATGACCAAATGCGTTTGTTCCAACTATTGCTTTGTTTGGTTGAACAATAATTCCCACAGTCTTTGAGATGAATCGTGATGTATCATAGATTAATTCAGATTTGATATTAGTCTCATATTTTTTCTCAAATGGAAGACATTTCAAAGCCATTGAAAATTCTTCTAATGATGCATTTCCTGCTCTTTCTCCAATTCCATTAATTGTTACATGTGCACAAGAAGCTCCAGCATGAATTCCCGCTAATGAATTTGCAACTGCCAATCCAAAGTCATTATGACAATGAACGCTTACCGGAAGTTTTGTAACCTCTACTGTATCTTTTGTTAATGCTGCCATGTATTCAGGGGTAGAATATCCAACGGTATCAGGAATGTTGACTCTATCAGCTCCTGCTTTTGCAACATCACCAAATACTTTTTTTAAGAATTCTCGGTCTGTTCGTGTAGCATCTTCAGCTGAAAACTCTACTTGAAGACCTCTTGATTTTCCATACTCTACTGCGTCTATTGCTTTTTCAAGTGCTTGTTCTCTTGTCATTTTGAGTTTGTATTGTAAATGAATATCAGAAGTTGCAATGAAGGTGTGAATGTAATTTAATCCTGCATCAACTGCAGCATCAATATCGTTTTTAATGGTTCTAGTCAATCCAGCAATCTCACACGATAATCCGGCAGCAGCAATCATTTTGACAGCTTTGAATTCACCTGCAGATATTACTGGAAATCCTGCCTCAATTGCATCGACTCCTAATTCATCTAGTTTTTTTGCAATTGTTAGTTTTTGATCTGGCGATAAGGAGACTCCGATTGTTTGTTCTCCATCTCTTAATGTTGTATCAAAAATTCTAATTTTCATGCTCCGCTCCTCTGTAAAGCGGCAACACCGGTTCTGGCAACATCAATGATTCCAAATGGTTTTACCAATTCTTCAAATGCTCTAATTTGATCAGGTGTAGCAGTCAACTCTACCATCATGGAGTCTTTTCGTACATCGTGAATTTTGCCACCATACGCATTTGCTAATTTGTTTACTTCCATACTATCATTAGCATTACCAAGTTTTATCTTAAAAATACTTAGTTCACGATATACTGTTTTGTGCTCATCTAAGTGCCTTACTTCTAATGTATCAATCATTTTATCAAGTTGCTTTACAATTTGTTCAACTTGTTTTTCATCACCATATGTAGTAATTGTCATTCTTGAATATTCAGGATTATCAGTGACACCTACGGAAATACTATCAATATTGAAATTTCTGGATCTGAAAAGATGAGTAACTTTAAACAAGATTCCAGGTTTGTTTTCAACTAATAAAGTAAGAATTGCCCACATGATGATCACTAAGATGGTAGAATCATATCCGCAAGAGAAGTTCCTGGAGCTACAAATGGCAACACATCTTCTTCAGGATCAATTGGAATATCAATAACAGTTGCAACATCACTTTTCAATGCTGTCTTTATTGCCTTATCTAATTCATCCATCGATTGTGCACGTATGCCTTGAGCACCGTATGATTCTGCAAGTTTAACATAATCTGGGCATTTTCCTTGATCAACCCCAATCATTCTTCGATTATAGAAAGTTCTTTGCCATTGTGCAACCATTCCTAATGTAAAATTATTTAATAAAAATACAATGACTGGAATATCTTCTAACACTGCAGTTGCAAGTGAATTTTCTGTCATACTAAAACTACCATCTCCTGCAATATCCACTACAGGAACATCAGGTCTTGCAACTTTAGCACCGATTGCAGCTGGAAATCCCCATCCCATAGTTCCAAGTCCAGTAGAACTAAAGAAAGTACCAGGTTGAATTACATCGTAAAATAAAGATGCCCACATTTGATGTTGACCTACTTCAGTAGTTACAATTGAATCATGTGGTAAAACTTCTCTAAGTTTTCTCAATATTTTTGCAGCACCCATTTCACCTGGATGTAATTTCAAATGTTCTTTCCAGTATGCTTTTGTTTCTTTAACATGTTTAATCCACGTATTTTCTTCATTTCTTTTAACAGCTTTTTGCATAAGCATTTTAACCATGATTCTAAGTGATGCACGTACATCACCTACCACTGCAACGGATGTTGTTTGATTTTTACCAATTTCAGCTGGATCCACATCCATATGAATAATTTTTAGCCTCTTCTCAAAGGCCTCAAATGTTCCAACAGACCTATCAGAAAATCGTGTGCCTATAGCTAAAACACAATCAGCTTCAGTCATCATTTTATTTGCTTCCGCGTGACCATGCATTCCTATTGGACCTAATGATAACGGATGATTTTCAGGAAATGCACCTTTCCCTTTGAATGTAGTGACAACTGGAATCATAAGTAATTCAGCAATAGATTGTAATTCAGCAAATGCTGATGAAATAATTGTACCACCACCAGCTAAAATAATTGGTCTTTCTGCACTAAGTAACATCTCAATTGCTCTTTCAACATGCATGATATCAGGATCAGTCCATGGATGATAACCACGAATTTTGAATTCATCAGGAAAAACCATGGATGCCTCTTTTTGTTGGACATCTTTTGGGACGTCAATTAATACAGGTCCTGGTCTGCCCGTCTCTGCAATGTAAAATCCTTTTCTAACCATTTCTGGAATATCTCCAGGAGTTCTTGGTTGAAATGCATATTTTACAACAGGGTTTGCCATACCGATGATATCGCTTTCCTGAAAAGCATCTTTTCCAATCATTGCTACTGGAACTTGACCTGTAACTGCAATCATTGGAGAAGAATCAGCTTGGGCAGTGGCAATACCGGTTAGAATGTTAGTAGCACCAGGTCCAGATGTAGCAAAACACACTCCTGGTTTTCTACTTACTCTACCAAACCCATCAGCCATATGTGCTGCAGATTGCTCGTGTCTTACCAAAATATGTCTAATATCGCATCTTGCAAATTCATCATACATTGGAAGATTTGCACCTCCAGGTAAGCCAAATACTTCTTTGACCCCTTCTTTTTCCATAGCTACCATTAATGCTCTGGCGCCTGTCATAGTTTCCATTTTATTCAATCAAATCTTTCTCCATAATTTTAATGTGTTAAAATTCTGAGCACGTTTTACAGCACTAGATTAACTAGTGATAAAACACCCAACTTGTAACTTGTCTTTGTGCTCATTGAAATTCAAAAGTATTGTGGCATAGATAATTAATAAAGATTATCAGAAAAGTACCAGTGTTTTTAGACGTAGTTACTCCAGAAGACTTAAACTGATAATTTCTTACATCATAAATGACAATTTTGTCTGAAAATGAAGAGATCATTAGAATAATTGA encodes:
- a CDS encoding isocitrate/isopropylmalate dehydrogenase family protein produces the protein MYKISLITGDGIGPELSESAVSVINAINDNLGLKLDVTKLSAGDQALKESGKALPDETVDTIKKSDACLKAPVGESAADVIVVLRRMLDLYANIRPAKSYPHMPALRNDIDMVIVRENTEDLYTGKEFSLGDSAVALRIISENASKRIAKYAFETAKQRNSMKKVTCVHKSNVMRITDGLFARSCTEVSKNYPDILFEQMYVDACAMNLIRQPEQFDVIVTTNLFGDILSDESSQVVGGLGMAPAANIGDNFALFEPVHGAAFDIAGKNIANPSSFLLSIKMMLDWLGTKNNDSKCLEVGQKLESTIFNLVKTGVKTKDIGGTKSTSEFTQAITNML
- a CDS encoding 2-isopropylmalate synthase, translated to MKIRIFDTTLRDGEQTIGVSLSPDQKLTIAKKLDELGVDAIEAGFPVISAGEFKAVKMIAAAGLSCEIAGLTRTIKNDIDAAVDAGLNYIHTFIATSDIHLQYKLKMTREQALEKAIDAVEYGKSRGLQVEFSAEDATRTDREFLKKVFGDVAKAGADRVNIPDTVGYSTPEYMAALTKDTVEVTKLPVSVHCHNDFGLAVANSLAGIHAGASCAHVTINGIGERAGNASLEEFSMALKCLPFEKKYETNIKSELIYDTSRFISKTVGIIVQPNKAIVGTNAFGHESGIHTHGVLSNPLTYEPISPELVGRKRWLQVGKHAGIHGMNAMLAEYGVKPTEEQSKQILDKVKTLGDAGKQITDVELLSIASDVLGEKELKRIVQLTGFSVSTGIGTMPYAFVKLNIDGQDHIGTDYGVGPVDAALNAIQKITGKISEIRIKDYGLASISGGSSALCEVTVKVEDAFGNKVSAKSVGEDIVTTSVKAVIDAINRIMLKKMLQEKQVR
- the ilvN gene encoding acetolactate synthase small subunit, which gives rise to MWAILTLLVENKPGILFKVTHLFRSRNFNIDSISVGVTDNPEYSRMTITTYGDEKQVEQIVKQLDKMIDTLEVRHLDEHKTVYRELSIFKIKLGNANDSMEVNKLANAYGGKIHDVRKDSMMVELTATPDQIRAFEELVKPFGIIDVARTGVAALQRSGA
- the ilvB gene encoding biosynthetic-type acetolactate synthase large subunit; protein product: METMTGARALMVAMEKEGVKEVFGLPGGANLPMYDEFARCDIRHILVRHEQSAAHMADGFGRVSRKPGVCFATSGPGATNILTGIATAQADSSPMIAVTGQVPVAMIGKDAFQESDIIGMANPVVKYAFQPRTPGDIPEMVRKGFYIAETGRPGPVLIDVPKDVQQKEASMVFPDEFKIRGYHPWTDPDIMHVERAIEMLLSAERPIILAGGGTIISSAFAELQSIAELLMIPVVTTFKGKGAFPENHPLSLGPIGMHGHAEANKMMTEADCVLAIGTRFSDRSVGTFEAFEKRLKIIHMDVDPAEIGKNQTTSVAVVGDVRASLRIMVKMLMQKAVKRNEENTWIKHVKETKAYWKEHLKLHPGEMGAAKILRKLREVLPHDSIVTTEVGQHQMWASLFYDVIQPGTFFSSTGLGTMGWGFPAAIGAKVARPDVPVVDIAGDGSFSMTENSLATAVLEDIPVIVFLLNNFTLGMVAQWQRTFYNRRMIGVDQGKCPDYVKLAESYGAQGIRAQSMDELDKAIKTALKSDVATVIDIPIDPEEDVLPFVAPGTSLADMILPS